A portion of the Desulfotignum phosphitoxidans DSM 13687 genome contains these proteins:
- the lptG gene encoding LPS export ABC transporter permease LptG: MTCLHRYWLKEFLTFFGVIQALILVLFVIIDYLSRMDKFLESSISLVYAFWYVVLKLPFMFVQLTPAAVLLATITVFGLMNRNNELTAVKSSGISVYFLVRPAVGISLIMAGIMFVLGESLVPLSMAKSNDIRQYEIRKQNQMTQNQNNIWIKTDNRLVHIRFFDPVQKTVAGVCATTLGEDFSLISRIDARFGRYELGQWLLEDVVEQTYNPDTHDYDVTLSDMRLSDLGLVPEDLGQWVKKSDEMGFFELKSYVEKVRDEGYDATTYEVDMHGKIAFPFICVIMALTGAAAGMRSFARVNLPGAIGLGVAISFFYWVVYGICLSMGYAGVLPAMVAPWVANALFLCGGIIFLINTE; the protein is encoded by the coding sequence ATGACCTGTCTGCATAGATACTGGCTCAAAGAATTTCTGACCTTTTTCGGGGTGATTCAGGCCCTGATTCTGGTGCTTTTTGTGATCATCGATTATCTGTCCCGCATGGATAAATTTCTGGAATCCAGTATTTCACTGGTGTATGCGTTCTGGTATGTGGTTCTCAAGCTGCCGTTCATGTTTGTTCAACTGACTCCGGCCGCCGTGCTTCTGGCTACCATCACCGTGTTCGGGCTGATGAACCGGAACAATGAGCTGACCGCAGTGAAATCTTCAGGCATCTCCGTGTATTTTCTGGTCAGACCGGCAGTGGGTATCAGCCTGATTATGGCCGGAATCATGTTTGTTTTAGGCGAATCCCTGGTGCCGTTGTCCATGGCAAAATCCAATGATATCCGTCAGTATGAGATCCGGAAGCAAAATCAGATGACCCAGAACCAGAACAATATCTGGATCAAAACCGACAACCGGCTGGTGCACATCCGTTTTTTTGACCCGGTCCAGAAAACCGTGGCCGGTGTCTGCGCCACGACTCTGGGGGAAGATTTTTCTCTGATTTCCCGCATCGATGCGCGTTTCGGCAGATATGAGCTGGGGCAGTGGCTTCTGGAGGATGTGGTGGAACAGACCTATAATCCGGACACCCACGATTATGATGTGACCCTGTCGGACATGAGACTGTCGGATCTGGGCCTGGTGCCTGAAGATCTGGGGCAATGGGTGAAAAAATCCGATGAAATGGGATTTTTCGAACTGAAATCCTATGTGGAAAAAGTCCGGGATGAAGGGTATGACGCCACCACGTATGAAGTGGACATGCACGGGAAAATCGCATTCCCCTTTATTTGCGTCATCATGGCTTTGACCGGTGCGGCCGCAGGTATGCGGTCTTTTGCCCGGGTGAATCTGCCCGGCGCCATCGGACTGGGGGTGGCCATCTCTTTTTTTTACTGGGTGGTGTACGGCATCTGCCTGTCCATGGGATATGCCGGGGTGCTCCCCGCAATGGTGGCGCCCTGGGTGGCCAATGCGTTGTTTTTGTGCGGCGGCATCATTTTTCTGATCAACACGGAATAA
- the lpxK gene encoding tetraacyldisaccharide 4'-kinase — protein sequence MFKSLEKKIILASKRQDPAPFLSFDTLLKAVSYGYQTGAVLRNRWYQSDRISRKRLPCPVISVGNIMAGGTGKTPMAVYLADMLIGSGKKPVVISRGYKGRLKHSAAIVSDGTRMFLDACAAGDEPYMMACLKRFPVVVGKNRYRAGCLALDQLDVDVVVLDDGFQHRQLHRDLDLVLMDHDVPLGNGRMLPAGRLREPAAQALARADAVILTRCPETPEVISHPVSALAPDLPVFYSRHQPFPAGVYPAGSRNSQLLLTPQKKSETPLLSDNLQGVPAVLFSGIADNRAFFRTIQGFGANILDHLEFEDHYRYKRADILQIRHRAKALNAAMLVTTQKDWARLDKDIDWPLDLAVIGITLTLENESGFCRLVETRIQT from the coding sequence ATGTTTAAGTCCCTGGAAAAAAAAATCATTCTTGCATCCAAACGTCAGGATCCCGCTCCTTTTCTGTCCTTTGACACCCTGCTCAAAGCGGTGTCTTACGGGTATCAGACGGGTGCGGTTCTTCGAAACCGCTGGTACCAATCCGATCGAATTTCCCGGAAACGCCTGCCCTGTCCTGTGATTTCCGTGGGCAATATCATGGCCGGAGGGACGGGGAAAACACCCATGGCCGTGTATCTGGCCGATATGTTGATTGGATCGGGCAAAAAACCCGTGGTGATCAGCCGGGGATACAAAGGCCGTCTGAAACATTCGGCTGCCATTGTGAGCGACGGCACCCGAATGTTTCTGGATGCCTGTGCGGCCGGAGATGAACCCTATATGATGGCCTGCCTGAAACGGTTTCCCGTGGTGGTGGGAAAAAACAGGTACCGGGCCGGATGCCTGGCTCTGGACCAATTGGATGTGGATGTGGTGGTTCTGGACGACGGGTTTCAGCACAGGCAGCTGCACCGGGATCTGGATCTGGTCCTGATGGATCATGATGTGCCATTGGGAAACGGACGGATGCTGCCGGCCGGCCGCCTCAGGGAACCCGCAGCCCAGGCTCTGGCCCGGGCCGATGCCGTGATTCTGACCCGGTGTCCGGAAACACCTGAAGTCATATCCCACCCTGTTTCAGCACTTGCTCCGGATCTGCCCGTGTTTTACAGCCGGCACCAGCCGTTTCCGGCAGGCGTGTATCCGGCCGGATCCCGAAACAGCCAATTGCTTCTTACCCCGCAAAAAAAATCAGAAACACCTTTGTTGTCAGACAATCTTCAGGGCGTGCCTGCGGTTCTGTTTTCCGGTATTGCCGACAACCGGGCTTTTTTTCGCACCATCCAGGGGTTTGGCGCAAATATCCTGGATCACCTTGAATTTGAGGATCATTACCGGTATAAGAGGGCTGACATTTTACAGATCCGGCACCGGGCAAAGGCTTTGAATGCAGCCATGCTGGTGACCACCCAGAAAGACTGGGCCAGACTGGACAAAGATATTGATTGGCCTCTGGATCTGGCCGTCATTGGGATCACCCTGACCCTTGAAAATGAATCCGGGTTTTGCCGTCTGGTTGAAACCCGGATTCAAACGTGA